Within the Planctomonas sp. JC2975 genome, the region GCAGGGAGATGTACGGCATGAGGGTCTACCGCACCGCTCTGGCCTGGTCGGCCGGCGAGACCGGGGTGACGACACCGGATCCCACGACACGCGCCGGCAGCGGATGGTGGCAGGCCACCTGCCGGCCGTCGATCGGTCGGAGCAACGGTCTTTCCGTGTGGCAGATTCCGGTTGCTGCCGGGCAGCGCGGGTGGAACGGGCATCCGGCTGGGCGGTTCGCCGGACTCGGAACGTCCCCGCTGAGCACGATCCGTTCACGTTCCTTCCCGCCGGCGCCATCCACCTGGGGGATCGCCGACAGCAGCGCCGCCGTGTACGGGTGAGCCGGAGACGCGTACAGCTCCTCGGCATCCGCGAGTTCGACCAGGTCGCCGAGGTACATGACGGCGACCCGGTCGGACACATGTTCCACGACGCCGAGATCGTGAGCGATGAACACGTAGGTGAGTCCGTACTCGTCCTGCAGATCCGCCAGCAGGTTCAGCACCTGAGCCTGGACCGACACATCGAGCGCCGAGACCGGCTCATCGGCGACGAGCACGCTCGGGTTGAGGGCAAGGGCCCGTGCAATGCCGATGCGCTGACGCTGCCCCCCTGAGAACTCGTGCGGATAGCGGCCGGCCATGCTGGGGTCGAATCCGACGCGTTCGAGCAGGAATGCGACTCGGTCGTCGATGCCGCGTCGATCCGCGGTTCTGTGGATGCGCAGCGGTTCGGCGACGATGTCCTCGACCCGCATACGGGGATTCAGCGACGAGTACGGATCCTGGAACACCATCTGCAGCCTGCGGCGCACCGGACGGAGCGCTCGGCGGCTCAGCCGTGAGATGTCGCGGCCCTCGAACTCG harbors:
- a CDS encoding dipeptide ABC transporter ATP-binding protein, which produces MSEVVLKAENVVKTYALRGKQKGAVTAVNGVSLEVKAGETLGIVGESGCGKSTFGQCLTRLIDVTSGSVEFEGRDISRLSRRALRPVRRRLQMVFQDPYSSLNPRMRVEDIVAEPLRIHRTADRRGIDDRVAFLLERVGFDPSMAGRYPHEFSGGQRQRIGIARALALNPSVLVADEPVSALDVSVQAQVLNLLADLQDEYGLTYVFIAHDLGVVEHVSDRVAVMYLGDLVELADAEELYASPAHPYTAALLSAIPQVDGAGGKERERIVLSGDVPSPANRPAGCPFHPRCPAATGICHTERPLLRPIDGRQVACHHPLPARVVGSGVVTPVSPADQARAVR